In the genome of Myxococcus stipitatus, one region contains:
- the fliQ gene encoding flagellar biosynthesis protein FliQ gives MNQLTFITQEALFLVLVVSAPPVLMSLLVGFIISLFQATTQIQEQTLTFAPKVIIVFGVLAMTGPWIGSQLMRFTFHVFDRFPALIK, from the coding sequence ATGAACCAGCTCACGTTCATCACCCAGGAGGCGCTGTTCCTGGTGCTCGTGGTGTCGGCCCCGCCGGTGCTGATGAGCCTCCTGGTGGGCTTCATCATCTCGCTGTTCCAGGCCACCACGCAGATTCAGGAGCAGACGCTCACCTTCGCGCCCAAGGTCATCATCGTCTTCGGCGTGCTGGCCATGACGGGGCCGTGGATTGGAAGCCAGCTGATGCGCTTCACCTTCCACGTCTTCGACCGGTTCCCCGCGCTCATCAAATGA
- a CDS encoding flagellar biosynthetic protein FliR, with protein sequence MNAADLVSELAARTNFSAAIFTVALLMCRVMPVLIFSPFLGGEVVPTEMKMGIGLTLAMVLYPSIAGSVTTIPLSALPYIALMAKEVFIGFSMAFIVNGVFEAARVAGTLADTMAGSNNAQLYVPQLGQQVSLFSNLKVQMAVVLFLTLDGHHLVIQALADSLTTVPLDGFPRFSQGAWTYFDVLIRVFADMLRISMALAAPAVLATFLTDVALGAINRVAPQIQVFFISMSIKPLVGVLITFLVLGALLGRMQDELAIMLRTLRDALRLLA encoded by the coding sequence ATGAACGCCGCGGACCTTGTGTCCGAGCTGGCTGCTCGGACGAACTTCTCCGCCGCCATCTTCACGGTCGCCCTGCTCATGTGCCGGGTGATGCCGGTGCTCATCTTCAGCCCGTTCCTGGGCGGTGAGGTGGTGCCCACGGAGATGAAGATGGGCATCGGGCTGACGCTGGCCATGGTGCTCTATCCCTCCATCGCCGGCTCCGTCACCACCATCCCCCTGAGCGCGCTGCCCTACATCGCGCTGATGGCCAAGGAGGTCTTCATCGGCTTCTCCATGGCGTTCATCGTCAACGGGGTGTTCGAGGCGGCCCGCGTCGCCGGCACCCTCGCGGACACCATGGCGGGCAGCAACAACGCCCAGCTCTACGTGCCGCAGCTCGGCCAGCAGGTGTCGCTGTTCTCCAACCTCAAGGTGCAGATGGCCGTGGTGCTGTTCCTCACCCTGGACGGCCACCACCTGGTCATCCAGGCGCTGGCGGACAGCCTCACCACGGTGCCCCTGGATGGCTTCCCGCGCTTCAGCCAGGGCGCGTGGACCTACTTCGACGTCCTGATTCGCGTCTTCGCGGACATGCTCCGCATCAGCATGGCGCTGGCGGCTCCCGCCGTGCTGGCCACCTTCCTGACGGACGTGGCGCTGGGCGCCATCAACCGCGTGGCGCCGCAAATCCAGGTGTTCTTCATCTCCATGTCCATCAAGCCGCTCGTCGGCGTGCTCATCACCTTCCTGGTGCTGGGCGCGCTCCTGGGCCGCATGCAGGACGAACTGGCCATCATGCTGCGGACGCTCAGGGACGCGCTGCGGCTGCTGGCCTGA